The following are from one region of the Nostoc cf. commune SO-36 genome:
- a CDS encoding sulfite oxidase-like oxidoreductase, which translates to MLGKFFQKPGKEESERVPPGQHLAKGFPVLTYGETPQVNIKEWEFRVWGLAKPATFSWSDFMALPQHEFTADFHCVTRWSKLDVKWTGIKVTDFMGLIELDPKVAHVMEHCYGGYTTNISVEDFLREENFFAFKVFGEDLPSEHGGPMRLVVPHLYAWKSAKWINGLEFLAAEELGFWERNGYHRRGEPWAEERYSNAFGF; encoded by the coding sequence ATGCTAGGAAAATTTTTTCAGAAACCAGGAAAGGAAGAGAGCGAACGCGTCCCTCCTGGGCAACACTTAGCTAAAGGTTTTCCCGTATTAACTTACGGTGAAACTCCCCAAGTCAACATTAAGGAATGGGAGTTTCGAGTTTGGGGTTTGGCAAAACCTGCCACTTTTAGCTGGTCAGACTTTATGGCGCTACCTCAACACGAATTTACAGCAGACTTCCACTGTGTAACGCGCTGGTCTAAGCTTGATGTCAAATGGACTGGCATTAAAGTTACAGATTTCATGGGTCTGATTGAACTAGACCCGAAAGTAGCTCACGTTATGGAACACTGCTATGGCGGCTACACTACTAATATTTCTGTAGAAGATTTTCTGCGCGAAGAAAACTTCTTTGCTTTTAAAGTCTTTGGTGAAGACCTTCCATCTGAACATGGTGGCCCGATGCGCCTAGTTGTACCCCATCTGTACGCTTGGAAAAGTGCTAAATGGATCAATGGTTTGGAATTTTTAGCTGCTGAAGAACTTGGTTTTTGGGAGCGTAATGGCTACCATCGCCGTGGTGAACCTTGGGCTGAGGAGCGTTATAGTAACGCTTTTGGATTTTAA
- the rpmF gene encoding 50S ribosomal protein L32: MAVPKKKTSKSKRDKRRATWRHKAVVEAQKALSLGKSILTGRSTFVYPAAEEEEEES; this comes from the coding sequence ATGGCTGTTCCTAAGAAGAAAACTTCAAAATCAAAACGAGATAAACGTCGAGCTACCTGGAGGCACAAAGCCGTCGTCGAAGCTCAGAAAGCCCTGTCTTTGGGCAAATCAATTTTGACTGGACGTTCAACATTTGTATATCCAGCTGCTGAAGAAGAGGAAGAAGAATCATAA